The Dunckerocampus dactyliophorus isolate RoL2022-P2 chromosome 1, RoL_Ddac_1.1, whole genome shotgun sequence genome has a segment encoding these proteins:
- the LOC129177376 gene encoding class I histocompatibility antigen, F10 alpha chain-like isoform X1, producing MNLLLFFLLAVQIHSVAPVIHTLKCFYTASSEVTNFPDYVEVIYADEIEVYYYDSDSRTAERKQDWMNNITVDDPHFWQRHTDNAFIREDRIKYYTTFCMEIFNQTEGVHILQVMPGCEWDDETDEVKGWLQTAYDGEDLMSLDVKTWTMIPARPQAVPIKRKWEEDRFLQNYGKFFYTVLCPYYLKNLAKYGRKVLMRTELPEVFLLQKTPSSPVSCFATGFYPDRAALFWRKDGEEVHEDVEHGEILPNHDGTFQLTVNLNVEVTADVEGKYECVFQLSGVEEDMVTKLERRSILSNASHEDNWSVDIAAIVGVLAVVVLLVAIIIIIIIVKRHKNRQASSQTLKDPQRQSTHSYTETVRKKSTSPCFSFISVNYDPAARDGGNELSERMTTES from the exons ATGAACTTGCTTTTATTCTTTCTTCTGGCTGTGCAAATACACAGCGTGGCGCCTG tgaTTCATACGCTGAAGTGTTTCTACACTGCATCCTCTGAAGTTACAAACTTCCCAGATTATGTAGAAGTTATTTATGCTGATGAAATTGAGGTATATTACTATGACAGCGACAGCAGGACAGCAGAACGCAAACAGGACTGGATGAACAACATCACCGTAGatgatccacatttttggcaGAGACACACAGACAATGCTTTTATTCGTGAGGACAGGATTAAATACTACACCACATTTTGTATGGAGATCTTCAACCAAACTGAGG GTGTTCACATTCTCCAGGTGATGCCCGGCTGTGAATGGGATGATGAGACTGATGAGGTTAAAGGTTGGCTTCAGACTGCTTATGATGGAGAAGATCTCATGTCATTGGACGTGAAGACATGGACAATGATCCCAGCAAGACCACAAGCTGTCCCAATCAAACGCAAGTGGGAAGAAGACAGGTTTTTACAGAACTACGGAAAGTTTTTCTACACAGTCCTGTGTCCTTATTACTTGAAGAATCTTGCGAAGTATGGGAGGAAGGTCCTAATGAGAACAG AGCTTCCAGAGGTGTTTCTCCTTCAGAAGACGCCGTCCTCTCCGGTCAGCTGCTTCGCGACAGGTTTCTACCCCGACAGAGCGGCCTTGTTTTGGAGGAAAGACGGCGAGGAGGTACACGAGGACGTGGAGCACGGAGAGATCCTCCCCAACCACGACGGAACCTTCCAGTTGACAGTGAACCTGAACGTGGAGGTGACGGCCGACGTGGAGGGCAAGTACGAATGTGTGTTTCAGCTGTCTGGCGTCGAGGAGGACATGGTCACCAAGCTGGAGAGAAGAAGCATCCTGAGCAACGCAAGCCATGAAG ACAACTGGAGCGTCGACATTGCTGCCATAGTGGGGGTCCTCGCTGTGGTGGTTCTTCTGgtggccatcatcatcatcatcatcatcgtcaagcGTCACAAGAACAGACAAG CTTCCAGCCAAACACTCAAAGATCCACAGAGACAGAGCACACACTCTTACACAGAAACGGTGAGGAAAAAGTCCACATCACCTTGTTTCTCTTTCATTTCAGTCAACTACGATCCAGCTG CTCGTGATGGTGGCAACGAGCTCTCAGAGAGGATGACGACTGAAAGCTGA
- the LOC129177376 gene encoding class I histocompatibility antigen, F10 alpha chain-like isoform X2 produces MNLLLFFLLAVQIHSVAPVIHTLKCFYTASSEVTNFPDYVEVIYADEIEVYYYDSDSRTAERKQDWMNNITVDDPHFWQRHTDNAFIREDRIKYYTTFCMEIFNQTEGVHILQVMPGCEWDDETDEVKGWLQTAYDGEDLMSLDVKTWTMIPARPQAVPIKRKWEEDRFLQNYGKFFYTVLCPYYLKNLAKYGRKVLMRTELPEVFLLQKTPSSPVSCFATGFYPDRAALFWRKDGEEVHEDVEHGEILPNHDGTFQLTVNLNVEVTADVEGKYECVFQLSGVEEDMVTKLERRSILSNASHEDNWSVDIAAIVGVLAVVVLLVAIIIIIIIVKRHKNRQGCKSAAVFDLTLMSFQPNTQRSTETEHTLLHRNGEEKVHITLFLFHFSQLRSSCS; encoded by the exons ATGAACTTGCTTTTATTCTTTCTTCTGGCTGTGCAAATACACAGCGTGGCGCCTG tgaTTCATACGCTGAAGTGTTTCTACACTGCATCCTCTGAAGTTACAAACTTCCCAGATTATGTAGAAGTTATTTATGCTGATGAAATTGAGGTATATTACTATGACAGCGACAGCAGGACAGCAGAACGCAAACAGGACTGGATGAACAACATCACCGTAGatgatccacatttttggcaGAGACACACAGACAATGCTTTTATTCGTGAGGACAGGATTAAATACTACACCACATTTTGTATGGAGATCTTCAACCAAACTGAGG GTGTTCACATTCTCCAGGTGATGCCCGGCTGTGAATGGGATGATGAGACTGATGAGGTTAAAGGTTGGCTTCAGACTGCTTATGATGGAGAAGATCTCATGTCATTGGACGTGAAGACATGGACAATGATCCCAGCAAGACCACAAGCTGTCCCAATCAAACGCAAGTGGGAAGAAGACAGGTTTTTACAGAACTACGGAAAGTTTTTCTACACAGTCCTGTGTCCTTATTACTTGAAGAATCTTGCGAAGTATGGGAGGAAGGTCCTAATGAGAACAG AGCTTCCAGAGGTGTTTCTCCTTCAGAAGACGCCGTCCTCTCCGGTCAGCTGCTTCGCGACAGGTTTCTACCCCGACAGAGCGGCCTTGTTTTGGAGGAAAGACGGCGAGGAGGTACACGAGGACGTGGAGCACGGAGAGATCCTCCCCAACCACGACGGAACCTTCCAGTTGACAGTGAACCTGAACGTGGAGGTGACGGCCGACGTGGAGGGCAAGTACGAATGTGTGTTTCAGCTGTCTGGCGTCGAGGAGGACATGGTCACCAAGCTGGAGAGAAGAAGCATCCTGAGCAACGCAAGCCATGAAG ACAACTGGAGCGTCGACATTGCTGCCATAGTGGGGGTCCTCGCTGTGGTGGTTCTTCTGgtggccatcatcatcatcatcatcatcgtcaagcGTCACAAGAACAGACAAG GTTGCAAAAGTGCAGCCGTGTTTGACTTGACTTTGATGAGCTTCCAGCCAAACACTCAAAGATCCACAGAGACAGAGCACACACTCTTACACAGAAACGGTGAGGAAAAAGTCCACATCACCTTGTTTCTCTTTCATTTCAGTCAACTACGATCCAGCTG CTCGTGA
- the LOC129177376 gene encoding class I histocompatibility antigen, F10 alpha chain-like isoform X6: MNLLLFFLLAVQIHSVAPVIHTLKCFYTASSEVTNFPDYVEVIYADEIEVYYYDSDSRTAERKQDWMNNITVDDPHFWQRHTDNAFIREDRIKYYTTFCMEIFNQTEGVHILQVMPGCEWDDETDEVKGWLQTAYDGEDLMSLDVKTWTMIPARPQAVPIKRKWEEDRFLQNYGKFFYTVLCPYYLKNLAKYGRKVLMRTELPEVFLLQKTPSSPVSCFATGFYPDRAALFWRKDGEEVHEDVEHGEILPNHDGTFQLTVNLNVEVTADVEGKYECVFQLSGVEEDMVTKLERRSILSNASHEDNWSVDIAAIVGVLAVVVLLVAIIIIIIIVKRHKNRQAKHSKIHRDRAHTLTQKRS, encoded by the exons ATGAACTTGCTTTTATTCTTTCTTCTGGCTGTGCAAATACACAGCGTGGCGCCTG tgaTTCATACGCTGAAGTGTTTCTACACTGCATCCTCTGAAGTTACAAACTTCCCAGATTATGTAGAAGTTATTTATGCTGATGAAATTGAGGTATATTACTATGACAGCGACAGCAGGACAGCAGAACGCAAACAGGACTGGATGAACAACATCACCGTAGatgatccacatttttggcaGAGACACACAGACAATGCTTTTATTCGTGAGGACAGGATTAAATACTACACCACATTTTGTATGGAGATCTTCAACCAAACTGAGG GTGTTCACATTCTCCAGGTGATGCCCGGCTGTGAATGGGATGATGAGACTGATGAGGTTAAAGGTTGGCTTCAGACTGCTTATGATGGAGAAGATCTCATGTCATTGGACGTGAAGACATGGACAATGATCCCAGCAAGACCACAAGCTGTCCCAATCAAACGCAAGTGGGAAGAAGACAGGTTTTTACAGAACTACGGAAAGTTTTTCTACACAGTCCTGTGTCCTTATTACTTGAAGAATCTTGCGAAGTATGGGAGGAAGGTCCTAATGAGAACAG AGCTTCCAGAGGTGTTTCTCCTTCAGAAGACGCCGTCCTCTCCGGTCAGCTGCTTCGCGACAGGTTTCTACCCCGACAGAGCGGCCTTGTTTTGGAGGAAAGACGGCGAGGAGGTACACGAGGACGTGGAGCACGGAGAGATCCTCCCCAACCACGACGGAACCTTCCAGTTGACAGTGAACCTGAACGTGGAGGTGACGGCCGACGTGGAGGGCAAGTACGAATGTGTGTTTCAGCTGTCTGGCGTCGAGGAGGACATGGTCACCAAGCTGGAGAGAAGAAGCATCCTGAGCAACGCAAGCCATGAAG ACAACTGGAGCGTCGACATTGCTGCCATAGTGGGGGTCCTCGCTGTGGTGGTTCTTCTGgtggccatcatcatcatcatcatcatcgtcaagcGTCACAAGAACAGACAAG CCAAACACTCAAAGATCCACAGAGACAGAGCACACACTCTTACACAGAAACG CTCGTGA
- the LOC129177376 gene encoding class I histocompatibility antigen, F10 alpha chain-like isoform X4: protein MNLLLFFLLAVQIHSVAPVIHTLKCFYTASSEVTNFPDYVEVIYADEIEVYYYDSDSRTAERKQDWMNNITVDDPHFWQRHTDNAFIREDRIKYYTTFCMEIFNQTEGVHILQVMPGCEWDDETDEVKGWLQTAYDGEDLMSLDVKTWTMIPARPQAVPIKRKWEEDRFLQNYGKFFYTVLCPYYLKNLAKYGRKVLMRTELPEVFLLQKTPSSPVSCFATGFYPDRAALFWRKDGEEVHEDVEHGEILPNHDGTFQLTVNLNVEVTADVEGKYECVFQLSGVEEDMVTKLERRSILSNASHEDNWSVDIAAIVGVLAVVVLLVAIIIIIIIVKRHKNRQASSQTLKDPQRQSTHSYTETLVMVATSSQRG, encoded by the exons ATGAACTTGCTTTTATTCTTTCTTCTGGCTGTGCAAATACACAGCGTGGCGCCTG tgaTTCATACGCTGAAGTGTTTCTACACTGCATCCTCTGAAGTTACAAACTTCCCAGATTATGTAGAAGTTATTTATGCTGATGAAATTGAGGTATATTACTATGACAGCGACAGCAGGACAGCAGAACGCAAACAGGACTGGATGAACAACATCACCGTAGatgatccacatttttggcaGAGACACACAGACAATGCTTTTATTCGTGAGGACAGGATTAAATACTACACCACATTTTGTATGGAGATCTTCAACCAAACTGAGG GTGTTCACATTCTCCAGGTGATGCCCGGCTGTGAATGGGATGATGAGACTGATGAGGTTAAAGGTTGGCTTCAGACTGCTTATGATGGAGAAGATCTCATGTCATTGGACGTGAAGACATGGACAATGATCCCAGCAAGACCACAAGCTGTCCCAATCAAACGCAAGTGGGAAGAAGACAGGTTTTTACAGAACTACGGAAAGTTTTTCTACACAGTCCTGTGTCCTTATTACTTGAAGAATCTTGCGAAGTATGGGAGGAAGGTCCTAATGAGAACAG AGCTTCCAGAGGTGTTTCTCCTTCAGAAGACGCCGTCCTCTCCGGTCAGCTGCTTCGCGACAGGTTTCTACCCCGACAGAGCGGCCTTGTTTTGGAGGAAAGACGGCGAGGAGGTACACGAGGACGTGGAGCACGGAGAGATCCTCCCCAACCACGACGGAACCTTCCAGTTGACAGTGAACCTGAACGTGGAGGTGACGGCCGACGTGGAGGGCAAGTACGAATGTGTGTTTCAGCTGTCTGGCGTCGAGGAGGACATGGTCACCAAGCTGGAGAGAAGAAGCATCCTGAGCAACGCAAGCCATGAAG ACAACTGGAGCGTCGACATTGCTGCCATAGTGGGGGTCCTCGCTGTGGTGGTTCTTCTGgtggccatcatcatcatcatcatcatcgtcaagcGTCACAAGAACAGACAAG CTTCCAGCCAAACACTCAAAGATCCACAGAGACAGAGCACACACTCTTACACAGAAACG CTCGTGATGGTGGCAACGAGCTCTCAGAGAGGATGA
- the LOC129177376 gene encoding H-2 class I histocompatibility antigen, D-B alpha chain-like isoform X5 — MNLLLFFLLAVQIHSVAPVIHTLKCFYTASSEVTNFPDYVEVIYADEIEVYYYDSDSRTAERKQDWMNNITVDDPHFWQRHTDNAFIREDRIKYYTTFCMEIFNQTEGVHILQVMPGCEWDDETDEVKGWLQTAYDGEDLMSLDVKTWTMIPARPQAVPIKRKWEEDRFLQNYGKFFYTVLCPYYLKNLAKYGRKVLMRTELPEVFLLQKTPSSPVSCFATGFYPDRAALFWRKDGEEVHEDVEHGEILPNHDGTFQLTVNLNVEVTADVEGKYECVFQLSGVEEDMVTKLERRSILSNASHEDNWSVDIAAIVGVLAVVVLLVAIIIIIIIVKRHKNRQVNYDPAARDGGNELSERMTTES, encoded by the exons ATGAACTTGCTTTTATTCTTTCTTCTGGCTGTGCAAATACACAGCGTGGCGCCTG tgaTTCATACGCTGAAGTGTTTCTACACTGCATCCTCTGAAGTTACAAACTTCCCAGATTATGTAGAAGTTATTTATGCTGATGAAATTGAGGTATATTACTATGACAGCGACAGCAGGACAGCAGAACGCAAACAGGACTGGATGAACAACATCACCGTAGatgatccacatttttggcaGAGACACACAGACAATGCTTTTATTCGTGAGGACAGGATTAAATACTACACCACATTTTGTATGGAGATCTTCAACCAAACTGAGG GTGTTCACATTCTCCAGGTGATGCCCGGCTGTGAATGGGATGATGAGACTGATGAGGTTAAAGGTTGGCTTCAGACTGCTTATGATGGAGAAGATCTCATGTCATTGGACGTGAAGACATGGACAATGATCCCAGCAAGACCACAAGCTGTCCCAATCAAACGCAAGTGGGAAGAAGACAGGTTTTTACAGAACTACGGAAAGTTTTTCTACACAGTCCTGTGTCCTTATTACTTGAAGAATCTTGCGAAGTATGGGAGGAAGGTCCTAATGAGAACAG AGCTTCCAGAGGTGTTTCTCCTTCAGAAGACGCCGTCCTCTCCGGTCAGCTGCTTCGCGACAGGTTTCTACCCCGACAGAGCGGCCTTGTTTTGGAGGAAAGACGGCGAGGAGGTACACGAGGACGTGGAGCACGGAGAGATCCTCCCCAACCACGACGGAACCTTCCAGTTGACAGTGAACCTGAACGTGGAGGTGACGGCCGACGTGGAGGGCAAGTACGAATGTGTGTTTCAGCTGTCTGGCGTCGAGGAGGACATGGTCACCAAGCTGGAGAGAAGAAGCATCCTGAGCAACGCAAGCCATGAAG ACAACTGGAGCGTCGACATTGCTGCCATAGTGGGGGTCCTCGCTGTGGTGGTTCTTCTGgtggccatcatcatcatcatcatcatcgtcaagcGTCACAAGAACAGACAAG TCAACTACGATCCAGCTG CTCGTGATGGTGGCAACGAGCTCTCAGAGAGGATGACGACTGAAAGCTGA
- the LOC129177376 gene encoding class I histocompatibility antigen, F10 alpha chain-like isoform X3, whose protein sequence is MNLLLFFLLAVQIHSVAPVIHTLKCFYTASSEVTNFPDYVEVIYADEIEVYYYDSDSRTAERKQDWMNNITVDDPHFWQRHTDNAFIREDRIKYYTTFCMEIFNQTEGVHILQVMPGCEWDDETDEVKGWLQTAYDGEDLMSLDVKTWTMIPARPQAVPIKRKWEEDRFLQNYGKFFYTVLCPYYLKNLAKYGRKVLMRTELPEVFLLQKTPSSPVSCFATGFYPDRAALFWRKDGEEVHEDVEHGEILPNHDGTFQLTVNLNVEVTADVEGKYECVFQLSGVEEDMVTKLERRSILSNASHEDNWSVDIAAIVGVLAVVVLLVAIIIIIIIVKRHKNRQGCKSAAVFDLTLMSFQPNTQRSTETEHTLLHRNARDGGNELSERMTTES, encoded by the exons ATGAACTTGCTTTTATTCTTTCTTCTGGCTGTGCAAATACACAGCGTGGCGCCTG tgaTTCATACGCTGAAGTGTTTCTACACTGCATCCTCTGAAGTTACAAACTTCCCAGATTATGTAGAAGTTATTTATGCTGATGAAATTGAGGTATATTACTATGACAGCGACAGCAGGACAGCAGAACGCAAACAGGACTGGATGAACAACATCACCGTAGatgatccacatttttggcaGAGACACACAGACAATGCTTTTATTCGTGAGGACAGGATTAAATACTACACCACATTTTGTATGGAGATCTTCAACCAAACTGAGG GTGTTCACATTCTCCAGGTGATGCCCGGCTGTGAATGGGATGATGAGACTGATGAGGTTAAAGGTTGGCTTCAGACTGCTTATGATGGAGAAGATCTCATGTCATTGGACGTGAAGACATGGACAATGATCCCAGCAAGACCACAAGCTGTCCCAATCAAACGCAAGTGGGAAGAAGACAGGTTTTTACAGAACTACGGAAAGTTTTTCTACACAGTCCTGTGTCCTTATTACTTGAAGAATCTTGCGAAGTATGGGAGGAAGGTCCTAATGAGAACAG AGCTTCCAGAGGTGTTTCTCCTTCAGAAGACGCCGTCCTCTCCGGTCAGCTGCTTCGCGACAGGTTTCTACCCCGACAGAGCGGCCTTGTTTTGGAGGAAAGACGGCGAGGAGGTACACGAGGACGTGGAGCACGGAGAGATCCTCCCCAACCACGACGGAACCTTCCAGTTGACAGTGAACCTGAACGTGGAGGTGACGGCCGACGTGGAGGGCAAGTACGAATGTGTGTTTCAGCTGTCTGGCGTCGAGGAGGACATGGTCACCAAGCTGGAGAGAAGAAGCATCCTGAGCAACGCAAGCCATGAAG ACAACTGGAGCGTCGACATTGCTGCCATAGTGGGGGTCCTCGCTGTGGTGGTTCTTCTGgtggccatcatcatcatcatcatcatcgtcaagcGTCACAAGAACAGACAAG GTTGCAAAAGTGCAGCCGTGTTTGACTTGACTTTGATGAGCTTCCAGCCAAACACTCAAAGATCCACAGAGACAGAGCACACACTCTTACACAGAAACG CTCGTGATGGTGGCAACGAGCTCTCAGAGAGGATGACGACTGAAAGCTGA